Genomic window (Candidatus Thermoplasmatota archaeon):
CGAATCCTTATACTCCCCCCGCACGAACGCCTTCTCCGCTTGGCCCAAAGACCTCTCCGCCACCAACACGCCAATGTTCCGCATGCGTGCTTCCTCGATCTTCTCCTTGGCCCGGTCGATTGCCTCTCGGGCGGCCCTGATGGAAGACCCCCTGAGACTCCGTATGATCTCATCCAGCTCTAGGACGTTTCTCTTCGCGGCGACGTGGTCCCCCTCATCAAGCGCCTCCTGAGCTTTCGCCAAGTAGTCCTCCATAGCCGACGTGTCTATCCCCAACTTCTGGAATTCCTGTATCTGCGGCGGCAGGTTGGTCAGCTTCTCGGAGGTCTCCCTCTGGTCCTGAGCCACAAGCAACTCCTGTCTCTCTCTTTCCAGGATTTCGATGTCGATCCACTTCTTGACCACCTTGACGAAATCCCCCGCCTTCCTCAGGTCTTTCAGCTTCAGTGCTTCCTCCGCCTCGCTCAGGAGGATCTCGCTCTCCAGCGTGATCGCGCCCTTCGCTTTCAGATCCTCCACGGAGGCCATCGTCTTCTCCAAGTCTTTCTTGAGCTTCTTTGCTTGCTGGACCTGGTTCATGCTCTTCTTCGCCTCGGACAGGAGGCTCTTGAATGCCTTGAAATTGGAGTCCGCCAACGCCACTTCGGTCGCGCTCAGTATCTCGAACGTCTCGGACATGTCGAACTTCAGCTTCTTCAGCTTCTTGGCCTCGCCGGCCACCTTGATGGCCCGATCTCGGGCTTCCTTCGTGCGTTCGGAGAGTTCGCCGACCTTCAGGGCCCTGTTGCAGAAGGAGATCGACTTCCTGTAGTCCTTGTTCTTGAAATGGAACTTCGCGTCCGAAAGGTCTTGGACCATGTCCTTGGTTTCCGCGCCCAATCGCCTGAGTTCCTTGAGCGCGGCTTCCGTCTTTGATATCTTAGCGGCTCCTCGCTCGACCTGTGGCTTCCTTCGAGATTTCTTGGACCTCTTCTGGCTCTTCTTGGCGGGAGCCTTCCTGGGAGCGGGCTTTTTGGCTCTACTCCTCGTCGATGTCTTCTTGGAACTCTTCTTGCCCATTCATTTCACCGCGAGTCGAGACTGCGTCTCACCTGACTTGGTTGTCTCGAAAATGGGATGTACGCGGAATTAAACCTGACCCTGTGGGAATCAGAAGTGATAGCGTTGACCCTCGTATGCTTTTAATAGGAATCCTCGTATATGCCCACGGGGAGGACAATGGCGAGAAAGAAGACCACGATTTCTGTTATAAAAGCGGACATCGGAAGCTGCCCTGGCCATGTTGTGGTGCATCCGCACCTTGAAGACGTTGCCTGCGGCTTCATGCAGGAGGCCAAAGATGATGGCCTGATAGATGACTTCAGAGTGACCCATTGCGGGGACGATCTCGAGCTCATCATGTCCCACAGGCGGGGAGTGGATTCCGAGGACATCCACAAGCTCGCTTGGAAGACATTCGAGGATGGCACGAAACACGCGAAGTCGCTGAAGCTCTACGGAGCCGGGCAGGACCTCCTAATCGATGCATTCTCAGGGAACATAAAGGGGATGGGGCCAGGCGTGGCGGAGCTCGAGTTCACCGAGAGACCCGCAGAGCCCATCGTCGTGTTCATGATGGACAAGACGGAGCCCGGAGCGTTCAACCTTCCCGTATTCAGAATGTTCGGCGACCCTTTCTCGACGGCGGGATTGGTGATCGACCCATCCATGCATGCGGGCTTCATGTTCGAGATATGGGACATCATGGAGCACAAGAAGGTGATGATGAAGTCCCCTGAGGAACTCTATGACATACTGGCATTGATCGGCGCGAAATCCCGTTTCGTCATCAAGCGAATCTTTCCGAAGAAGGGGAAGCTTCCCCCGAAGGAGGCCGTGGCGGCTGTTTCGACCGAGAAGCTCGCACACATAGCGGGCGAGTACGTCGGAAAGGACGACCCCGTGGCGGTAGTGAGAGCACAGTCGGGACTTCCCGCGTTGGGAGAGGTCCTGGAGCCGTTTGCATTCCCGCACTTGGTCAGCGGCTGGATGAGGGGTTCCCACAACGGCCCGCTCATGCCGGTCTCACTGACCGATGCGAAGTGCACTAGGTTCGATGGCCCGCCAAGGGTCCTCGCACTGGGCTTCCAGGTCAACGACGCCACGCTCGTGGGTCCTGTGGACCTCTTCGACGATCCTGCCTTCGACCCGACAAGGAAGAAAGCGGCCGAGATAGCGGACTACATGAGGAGACACGGCCCCTTCGAGCCGCACAGGCTTCCGCTCTCGGAGATGGAGTACACAACCCTGCCGAAGGTCCTTTCCAAGCTGTCATCTAGATTCGAGGCAATGGAATGACGGACGTGATCATAGTCAACTTCAAGTCCTACGAGGAGGGCACCGGTAGGAGAGGTTTCGAACTTGCGAGGATCTGCGAGAGAGCCTCCCTTGACTCCGGTGTTGACGTGGTGGTCTGTCCGCCACTCGTTCACCTTGGCCAGTATGCCGACGAGCTAAGCGTTCCTGTGTACGCACAGCATGTCGACGGCGCCAGAGTGGGGAGCTTTACGGGTCACGTCACGCCGATGTCCGTCAAGGAGGGAGGCGGGCAGGGAACGCTCATCAACCACTCGGAAAGGAGGATGCGGATTGCCGACATCGAGAGGGCGGTCGCTGAGTGCAGGAGGGTCGAGATCTCGACGGTCGTGTGCACGAACAGCATCGGGGTCAGCAAGGCATGTGCCTCCCTGGCTCCCACGCATATCGCAATCGAGCCGCCGGAGCTGATCGGCGGGGACGTACCCGTCACGAAGGCCAAACCAGAGGTCATCAGCGGCGCCGTGGAGGCCATCAAGTCCATCGACAAGGGAATCGAGGTGCTCTGCGGGGCGGGAATCAAGACGGGCAAGGACGTCCGAAAGGCCATCGAGTTGGGATCGTCCGGTGTTCTTGTTGCCTCGGGTGTCGTGAAGTCCAAGGACCCCGAGAAGGCGATGATGGATCTCGTATCTGGTGTTCCCTAGGGTGGGCTTACGCGAGGCCTCCCTCGCCTGTTCTGTGTGAGTTGTGTCGGGTCAGCACGCGCCTTGCATGCGTTGGCCCAGGATAAGTACGGGATCTGGGTTAGTCCTCATTGATGGTGAAGCTCGCTCCAATCACGGTCGCTATCCTCTTGGCCGCTCTCGTTGGCCTCCCAGCCGGGACATCAGCGGGAGATGGGGGCGAACTGATCATCAACGAGGTGATGTACGACCCCCCTGGGGATGAAGTCGACGGAGAGTGGATAGAGGTCCTGGTTGTGGAGGGGGAGACGGACACTGGAGGGTGGACGCTGACCGACTTCGACGGCCACGTGTTCACCCTCCCACCTCTAATCCTCCCCGAGCGAACCTACATACTCTTGAGAATCGGCAAAGGGGAGTCTGAACTTGACGCAGGCGATGGCAGAATCACGCTGTACATGAACTTCTCACAGCCCTTGCTCAACCCTAAGGGTTATATAGAACACGACGTATATCCTTTTTTATGAGCGGAGAACCGAGAACGGGAACGGATGGGAAAAAGCGAGTAGTGGGCTATATTCGTGTGTCTATCAAAAGACAAGCGGATGAGGGCGTGTCTTTGCAGGCTCAGGAAAAAAGGATTCGCGCCTTTGCGGAATCGAAAGGATATGAGCTTGTCAAGATATACGAGGACAAAGGGAAGTCGGCATACGCCAACGTCAAGCGCGATGGATATGACGGCATGATGGACGCCATAGACAGTTGGGATATGTGTGTAGCATATCATCTTAATCGGTTCTGGCGCAATTCCCGAAAAGCTCTTAACTGGATTCACGACCTCACGAAAGCGGAAAAGGATTTCGCGACGATAGAGGGTGATATCAACACTTCAACGTCGATGGGCAGGTTTGCCGTCAAGATGATGATGTTGGTTGCTGAGCTTGAATCTGAGCAAATCTCCGAGCGCGTTCATGCCAGTTTTGACCACAAGTTCCAGAACGATAGATTTGGCTGGAATACTAAGCCCCCCTATGGTTATGATCTAGAGGGGAAGGGACAGCCAGGGAAGGCGCGCCTAGTCATCAATCCCTCCGAGGCTGAGGGAATCCGCATGGCGTTCAAGCTGATTCAAAAGCATTCACTACTAGACGTGTCCCTAGCTCTTAACCGCGCCGGCCACAAGACCAAACGCGGTAATGCGTTCAACGACAGGGCTGTCATGCATATCGTTCACAATCCCGTCTATGCGGGCTACTGCTACCGCGCCAAAGAGCTAAGACGGAATGAGCATGAGCATATCATCAGCGACGATGATTTCAATGCGGTTCAGGTCGTGCTGATAAAGAGGCGACGGGGACGGAATCCGAGCACACAAGCCCCGCTAGTTGTCGGAGAAAGCCTAATCCATGCCGAGCGCGTGATAGCTAACGGGGGCTACTACAAGCCCCTAGAACAGCCCTCTAACAGCACGTAGCCCTCAAACGAGTATTCCTCTATCTCCGATATTGTATGCGTTCTAGCGCGGTTCTAGGTATCTTCTCCGCGATGTTGTAGCTAGGACGTGTGAATTGCGCCGTATAGGGCTGTTTTGACGGCGATAGAGCGCGTCCCGTCCGAGATAAGTATCAGAACCCGCATGAGACTAGGTGAACGGGACGACGCCTTAGAACGCGTCCCCAACGCCATTGGCGTCTGAGCGGAGAACACGGGAGAGACGCCGAAACCCGTTCACGACCTATGTGATAGGAGCGTGCGGTTATGAGGTTTGCGCTCAGTCCTCAGAGCCTTTGAGATAGAGGCAAGACGGAGGCTTGTCCATTCGACAAGGTTAAGGTTGAACGCGACTGCTAGGATGGGTAGAACACGGCGATCATCGAGACCATCGCGAAGTTGTCCCACGTGAATGCTCCGACCGCCATCTCCGCGTTCAAGTAGTAGGTGTAAGTCCCAGCTCCCGCAACGGCAAAGGGCTTATGGAGATAGACTGTGGAGATGAAGGTCTGGGTCGGTTCGGCGGCGTCAACGCCTTGGGAAAGCATGTGATCGTCCCTGGTACAATCCGAGTCCGATTGACCGATGTATGCCTCGAGAAAATCCTGGTTGCCGACTGTGTGTTCAATCTCGAACGTGAGGGTTGCAGAGACGACGACCATCCCGGGTCCATCAACAGTAATCGTAACTTCCCCGCCGTTGAAGTGGGTACAGGTATCAAGGATTCTCTGGAGACCCCCAGACGAGGCGTTCGCCATCGTAGTGCCTAGGGCAGGATCTCCTTGCGGTCCCTGGGGGCCGGAATCACCCTGTGGTCCTTGAGGTCCCGTTGGTCCATGATCTCCTTGCGGTCCCTGCACTCCCTGCAATCCTTGAGGCCCTTCCGGTCCTTGCTCACCTTGAGGACCCTGGATTCCTTGATCTCCCTGGGGTCCTTGCCCACCCGTTGGTCCAACGTCTCCTTGAGGCCCAGGTACGACAACAGCTACGACCATCGACAATGCTGCCAATACCAAGCTCCCAACAGCAATACCTTGCCAGATTCCTCCTCCACTTTGATTCATGCGATCCCTCACAGAGAGGCTGGGAATCTCGGGGCAGAGATTTGTCCAGAACCTCTGTTGATTGCGACAACGAGGTCGCGTGGTCGTCCCAGCCTCAGAGAGAGAATGAATCCAGAGGTATGAATAGGTTGTGGCGAAAGGGTTCGAAATCTATTTATGTGGCGATACACATTGTT
Coding sequences:
- a CDS encoding recombinase family protein, which gives rise to MSGEPRTGTDGKKRVVGYIRVSIKRQADEGVSLQAQEKRIRAFAESKGYELVKIYEDKGKSAYANVKRDGYDGMMDAIDSWDMCVAYHLNRFWRNSRKALNWIHDLTKAEKDFATIEGDINTSTSMGRFAVKMMMLVAELESEQISERVHASFDHKFQNDRFGWNTKPPYGYDLEGKGQPGKARLVINPSEAEGIRMAFKLIQKHSLLDVSLALNRAGHKTKRGNAFNDRAVMHIVHNPVYAGYCYRAKELRRNEHEHIISDDDFNAVQVVLIKRRRGRNPSTQAPLVVGESLIHAERVIANGGYYKPLEQPSNST
- a CDS encoding lamin tail domain-containing protein; the encoded protein is MVKLAPITVAILLAALVGLPAGTSAGDGGELIINEVMYDPPGDEVDGEWIEVLVVEGETDTGGWTLTDFDGHVFTLPPLILPERTYILLRIGKGESELDAGDGRITLYMNFSQPLLNPKGYIEHDVYPFL
- the tpiA gene encoding triose-phosphate isomerase is translated as MTDVIIVNFKSYEEGTGRRGFELARICERASLDSGVDVVVCPPLVHLGQYADELSVPVYAQHVDGARVGSFTGHVTPMSVKEGGGQGTLINHSERRMRIADIERAVAECRRVEISTVVCTNSIGVSKACASLAPTHIAIEPPELIGGDVPVTKAKPEVISGAVEAIKSIDKGIEVLCGAGIKTGKDVRKAIELGSSGVLVASGVVKSKDPEKAMMDLVSGVP
- a CDS encoding fructose-1,6-bisphosphatase, giving the protein MARKKTTISVIKADIGSCPGHVVVHPHLEDVACGFMQEAKDDGLIDDFRVTHCGDDLELIMSHRRGVDSEDIHKLAWKTFEDGTKHAKSLKLYGAGQDLLIDAFSGNIKGMGPGVAELEFTERPAEPIVVFMMDKTEPGAFNLPVFRMFGDPFSTAGLVIDPSMHAGFMFEIWDIMEHKKVMMKSPEELYDILALIGAKSRFVIKRIFPKKGKLPPKEAVAAVSTEKLAHIAGEYVGKDDPVAVVRAQSGLPALGEVLEPFAFPHLVSGWMRGSHNGPLMPVSLTDAKCTRFDGPPRVLALGFQVNDATLVGPVDLFDDPAFDPTRKKAAEIADYMRRHGPFEPHRLPLSEMEYTTLPKVLSKLSSRFEAME